The stretch of DNA TGCGCCAACAGCTTCGCCTCAACCCGCACGCTCGAGCAACCTCGCGGAGACCAGCCGATCCAACACTTCGCGAAGAGTCGCTCTCGGTAAGCCTGTCGCCTCGACGAGTTGCTGTTCCGTACGCTGCCCTTCCAGCACCGCCATCAGCACCGCCCGTTCCTCGGGCAGGAGTCGATCGAGCATCGACCGGTCGATCGGACCAGTCGTCAAGCGCACTCCGGCACGTCGCTCATCGGCGCGTCGGATCGCGTTCAGGATCAGCTTCGTCATCGGCGCATCATCCAGGACGGTCTCCTCGTCCGGGATGAGTGGCGGCTCGGGCACGAAGGCGAAGGACGCATCGGCTGCCCCGAGCACCCGCACCAGAACTTCCTCGAACTGCTGGGCCAGTGCGCGCTTGATCTGCTGATGGGTCACGAAGCCCAACTCCGTGAGGATCTGTCCGAGCCGGCGTCGCCCATCCGTCACCGCTTGCAGCGCGAGCGCTTGCTCCAGTTGTTCCTCACTGATGTCCCCGAGCTGCAGCAGCATCTGGCCGAGTCGAAGCTGTGCATCGCTGCTCAGAACCGCCGCGATCCGTCCACGATCGAGCACCAGCGTCACTTCCTCGACCCGTGTCCGCAGCGTCAGTCGGCCCGTCTGCCCAGCCCGCGTCAAAGCCTGCAGGAGGATATGCAGCGGCAAATCGCTCAGGTCACCGTAAATCGGCATTGCCGCCCGCCTCGTAGCCGAATTCCCGGAGCGAAAAACCTGGTGCGCATCCACTGTGTTGGAGAAAGCGCTCGATCACGCGGGTCAGTTGCGTCTCGTCGAGGACGACAGTCAAGAGCGCGAAATCGACCAACCTGCCCGTCATCCGAACGATCCGGCAACCGACCATCTCCGGAAGCCGCACGAGCAGCTGGTAAAAGTGGGTGAGCGTTGTCAGCCGCTCTGGCACGACCACGGTCAAATCCCAGCGACGCAGGTTCGGAAGAGTGCGCATCGCGAGTACGCGACAGGGGAGAGGATACGTCTGGCACGGTCGGGCCACCTGCTCGCGCACAACGACACCGGCGAGCGCTCGCGCCAGCCGTTCCACTGCCGGATCGACCCCGAACGTCTGCCACCCCTCTCCGCCCACCGCGACCTCGCTCTCACCGCTCCTCGTACCGATCCGCTGCCGCTAGCATAGCGGACGAGTGGGCAGAGAGGATCCGACCATCAACTGGCCGTCGCCAGCTCGAATCGCGGCCGTTCCGTATCACCAGGCAGCCGACCCGTGCTCACCAACCAGTGCAAGAAGCGCAGTCGTGCCAGTTGCTGCGGGGCCAGTTCGACGATCTCTTCCATCGGCCGTACGGTCACCGGCGTCGTGCGCCAACCCACCGCATTGAGGAGTTCCGCCACCACCGTGCTCGGCGACCCCCCGAACAGCCGATCCAGCGGAACCGTCACTTCCATACCCCCGCTCAACAGGAAATGCACACGGTCCCGCTCCAGGCACCAGCCGGTCAATGGGAGGCCAGCCGACCGTACCGCATTCAAGATGATAGCCAGCGCTTCACGGTACTCACTCATGGCTCCACCCTCCTCGAGTCCTTCACCCCTCCCGCGCCCGGTCGAGCGCTGCGAGGAGATTGCTCAGGGCAGTATCCGGCGTCTCACCGACGGCAACCGGCGGACAACGCAGTTGTCGGCGCCAGTACTGCAGGACGAAACAGGACTGAGCAGCCTCCGGCGGTAGTTGCGCCGGCTCACAGGCGACCGCAACCCAGCGCGGCTGGCGTTCGTCACTGCACGGATCGCGAAAAATCGTGATCGGCCATCGAATCAGAGCACCGTTCTCGTTCACCGCTAGCCCTGCCGCCCCTCGCTTGTCCGGTGCGAACCTGCTTCACCCTCTATTCTCGGCCGCGCAGCTCCACGAGCCTCTAGGCCGTTCGTCCCAAGTTCGCACCAGCGCTGCTCTGTGAATGTACACGAGTACGTACGCACCCAGTCTAGCCATGGGGGGCTCGCTTGTCAACCCCTCGACGTCCCGGCTCGCACCAGGAACGCAGAGACTCTTGGCCTCGGCTCGACTGCACTCACCAGGCTTGCTGACAGTCAGGCACGACTCGATGGCATCGACGCCCCTGGCGAGACCAGGAAAGACGCGCCTGCGACACGACCAGACTGCTCTGCGTCAGAGGTGCGCCTGCCTGGTGATCGCACGACATCGACGCCGATCGTTCTCCGAGCACAACAGAGCCGTCCGGAAAGCACCTCCCGAACGGCTCCATCCCGTCACATCCAATCGACTGCCGCAAAACGAGCTGGGTCCAACCCGAGTCAGCGAGCGAACCTCCGATCGTGCCCCTCGACGACGACCACGCGGCTCGCCCCGATCGTTACCGCCACGGCTCGGCCAGAGTCACCTCGTCTGTCGGTGTCAGGCATTGCGCCACTGTGGCTGGCGCTTTTCCAGGAAGGCGCAGATCCCCTCCTGCGCGTCCGCTGCCAGCGCGTTGAGCGCCATCACTTCCATCGCGTAGGCATAGGCGAGGTGCTCAGGAAGCTCCAGTTGTCGGTAGAACGCTTGCTTACCGATCCCGACCACGTAGCGGCTCGCTGCTCGGATCTTCTCCGCCAGTTCCCAGGTGGCAGCCTCCAGTTCCTCAGCCGGGACGACTCGGTTCACCATCCCCAGCTGCGCCGCCTCCTCCGCCGTGATCGGTTCACCGGTCACCAAAAGCTCGAACGTCTTCTTCGGCGGCAGTACCCGGCTCACCGCCACCATCGGAGTCGAGCAGAACAACCCGATCTTCACGCCTGGAGTCTGGAAGCGTGTCCCGGCCGCCGCCACGATGAGGTCGCAGGTCGCAGCCAACTGGAAGCCCGCGGCAGTCGCCAGCCCATGGACTTGAGCGATCACCGGCTGGGGGATCGATCGGATCGTCTGCATCAGCGTCGTACAGACCGCGAAGATACGGCGCGCGGTCGGCGTATCGCATCCGGTCAGCTCGTTCAAGTCGTGACCAGCGCAGAAGATCGGCCCGGCACCGCGCAAGATTGCGACCGCGATGTCCCGATCCTCACCGATCCGCCGGAAGGCATCCGTCAGCTCCTCCATGTGCGCGACCGAGAGCGCGTTCCGCTTCTCCGGACGGTTCATCGTCACCACAGCGATCCCATCGCGCACATCGGTCAGGATGTACTGGTAGGTTCTCTGCTCGGTCGCGGTCATCGTTGTCCCTCCTTCCGGCCTCGCCGGCTCGCGCTCCGGTTCCCTCAGTCGTCTGCGGGCTCGCTGGGCCGCCCATCCGTTCCGGCACCGACGAGTTCGCGATCCACATCGTCCGGTCGGAACGTCTTGGCGTGGCCCCGCCAGCGCTGTGCCTCCTTGTAAATGCAGCGGTTCATCACCACTGCCAGGCCGCCCTCCGTCGCGATCCGTGCCGCCTCCGGGCTGACCACACCCTCTTGCAACCACAATACCCGTGCGCCGTGCTCGACTGCCTCGCGGGCGACGGCGGGTGCATGCTCGCTCGCCCGGAAGACCACCACGACATCAGCCCGTTCGGGGAGTTCGCGGAGCGAGGAGTACGCCCGCTCGCCGAGCGCTTCGTCGATGAGCGGGTTGACCGGGATGATCCGGTAGCCGAGCCGCTTGAGTTTCTGCGCCACGCGATAGCTGGGACGAGCCGGGTCATTGGAAAGCCCGACGATCGCCAGGACGAGCGGCCGACGGGTTCCGTTCTCTTCCACGAAGGCCCGCGTGCACACCGAGCGGATCACCCGCTCGTCGTTGAGCACGACCTGCGACACCTCTTCGCGCGCTCGGCCGTCACCACCTGCTGCCAGGCCAGTCGCGATCCGCAAGGCCCGATCCAGGTCAGCCTTCAGATCCTCGACATGCTCGATGCCGACTGCCAGCCGGATCAAGTCATCCCCCACCCCAGCTGCCACTCGTTGCTCGGGAGTCAGCTGCCGGTGCGTGGTGCTCGCCGGATGGATGATCAGCGACTTGGCATCGCCCACGTTCGCCAGGTGCGACCACAGCGCCACGTTGTCGATGACCTTGATGCCGGCTTCCATCCCACCCTTCACGCCGAAGACGACGACCGCGCCATAGCACCCTTCCCGCAAGTACTTGCGCGCCAGGTGATGCGACGGGTGCTCTGGCAAGCCCGGGTAGGCCACCCAGGCCACGGCCGGATGCCTGGCTAGCCAGCGCGCGATCTCCAGCGCGTTGGCGCAATGCCGGTCCATCCGCACATGCAGCGTCTCCAGTCCCACTAGGAGCAGGAACGCATTGAACGGGCTCATGCAAGCGCCCACGTCGCGCATCATGTGCGCCCGCAGCTTGGTCACATAGGCCAAGCTGCCGAAATCCTTCCAGTAGGAGATCCCGTGGTAGCCTGGATCCGGCTCGACGAGTCGCGGGAACTTGCCGTTCCCCCAGTCGAAACGGCCAGCATCGACCACCACGCCACCGATCGCGATGCCGTGCCCGCCGATCCACTTGGTCGCCGAATGCACCACGATGTCCGCGCCCCACTCGATCGGGCGGCACAGGTAGGGTGTCGCGAACGTGTTGTCGATGATCAACGGGATTCCATGCTCGTGCGCGATGCGCGCCACCGCCTCGATGTCCAGTACGTCGAGCCGCGGGTTCCCGATCGTCTCAGCGTAGATGCACTTCGTTCGCTCGGTGATCGCTCGTCGGAAATTCTCCGGATCGGACGGCTCGACGAACCGGACCGTGATCCCCAGGTCAGAGAGCGTGTTGGCGAACAGCGCGACCGTTCCCCCGTACAGGCTCGTGCTCGCCACGACCTCGTCACCGGCCCGCGCGATGTTCAGGATCGCCAGCGTGGTCGCCGCTTGACCGCTCGCCGTCGCGACCGCCGCCACCCCTCCTTCCAGGTACGCCACCCGCTTTTCGAAGACCTCGACCGTCGGGTTGCTGATCCGCGTGTAGATATGTCCAGGCTCATCCAGATTGAACAGTTGCGAGGCGTGGTCGGCATCGTGGAAGACGAACGATGTCGTCTGATAGATGGGAACCGCCCGCGCTCCCGTGGCTGGATCGGGCGCTTGCCCGGCATGCACAGCCAGTGTCTCGATCGCATAGTTCCGAAACGGATCTCGCTCGCTCGCCACCCTGGTTCCTCCCTCGCTCGTTCTACCGGTGTGCCCGACCAGCACGCCGAGCCAGCCTGCTCGAATCTTACCCCCTGCGTCTCGCACCAGCGCGTCGCTGGCTCAGCCCAATGACCGACCACAGCGCCGCCCGCCGGCGAGCCAACTGAACCACCATGCGCGTCATCAGTGGATCCGCTTGTCGTAGCCAGCCCACTCTCGCTCGCGCAGCACGAACTTCTGGATCTTCCCCGTCGAGGTCTTGGGCAAGCTCTCGACCAACTCGACCTGCTTCGGGCACTTGTAGTGGGCCAGACGGTCCCGGCAGAATGCGATCAATTCTTCCGGCGTCGCGTGCATTCCTGGCTTCAGTACGACGAACGCTTTCGGTACCTCGCCCCACTTCTCGTCTGGAATACCGATGACCGCGCACTCCAGCACCGCGGGATGCTGGTAGAGCGCACGCTCGACCTCGATCGTCGAGATGTTCTCCCCACCGCTGATGATGATGTCCT from Thermomicrobium roseum DSM 5159 encodes:
- a CDS encoding enoyl-CoA hydratase, with the translated sequence MTATEQRTYQYILTDVRDGIAVVTMNRPEKRNALSVAHMEELTDAFRRIGEDRDIAVAILRGAGPIFCAGHDLNELTGCDTPTARRIFAVCTTLMQTIRSIPQPVIAQVHGLATAAGFQLAATCDLIVAAAGTRFQTPGVKIGLFCSTPMVAVSRVLPPKKTFELLVTGEPITAEEAAQLGMVNRVVPAEELEAATWELAEKIRAASRYVVGIGKQAFYRQLELPEHLAYAYAMEVMALNALAADAQEGICAFLEKRQPQWRNA
- a CDS encoding PLP-dependent aspartate aminotransferase family protein produces the protein MASERDPFRNYAIETLAVHAGQAPDPATGARAVPIYQTTSFVFHDADHASQLFNLDEPGHIYTRISNPTVEVFEKRVAYLEGGVAAVATASGQAATTLAILNIARAGDEVVASTSLYGGTVALFANTLSDLGITVRFVEPSDPENFRRAITERTKCIYAETIGNPRLDVLDIEAVARIAHEHGIPLIIDNTFATPYLCRPIEWGADIVVHSATKWIGGHGIAIGGVVVDAGRFDWGNGKFPRLVEPDPGYHGISYWKDFGSLAYVTKLRAHMMRDVGACMSPFNAFLLLVGLETLHVRMDRHCANALEIARWLARHPAVAWVAYPGLPEHPSHHLARKYLREGCYGAVVVFGVKGGMEAGIKVIDNVALWSHLANVGDAKSLIIHPASTTHRQLTPEQRVAAGVGDDLIRLAVGIEHVEDLKADLDRALRIATGLAAGGDGRAREEVSQVVLNDERVIRSVCTRAFVEENGTRRPLVLAIVGLSNDPARPSYRVAQKLKRLGYRIIPVNPLIDEALGERAYSSLRELPERADVVVVFRASEHAPAVAREAVEHGARVLWLQEGVVSPEAARIATEGGLAVVMNRCIYKEAQRWRGHAKTFRPDDVDRELVGAGTDGRPSEPADD
- a CDS encoding DUF4388 domain-containing protein translates to MPIYGDLSDLPLHILLQALTRAGQTGRLTLRTRVEEVTLVLDRGRIAAVLSSDAQLRLGQMLLQLGDISEEQLEQALALQAVTDGRRRLGQILTELGFVTHQQIKRALAQQFEEVLVRVLGAADASFAFVPEPPLIPDEETVLDDAPMTKLILNAIRRADERRAGVRLTTGPIDRSMLDRLLPEERAVLMAVLEGQRTEQQLVEATGLPRATLREVLDRLVSARLLERAG